A region of the Gammaproteobacteria bacterium genome:
TGCGGGTGAAATCTTTAAAGCCTCCGGCGGCGAAACGGAAGATATCGGCATGCTCCTCCAGGCGGGCCAGCTCATCCACCAGCACGTAGGCCAGCACATGGGGCAGGTGGCTGGTCGCCGCCAAAATAGTGTCGTGGCGTTCCACACTCATGGTCACCACCTCGCCGCCCAGTCGTTGCCACAAGGCTTGCACCCGGGCAAGAGCGCTGGGAGAGGTTTCCGGCTCTGGTGTTAGTATCACTTTCCGTCCCTGAAACAGGGTCGCAAAGGAGGCCTCCACACCGCTTTTCTCGGTACCGGCAATGGGATGGCCCGGCACGAAATGGGGTGGCAGACGCCCAAAGGCGGCCCGGGCGGCGGCCACCACACTGCCTTTGGCACTGCCAGCATCGGTCACGATGGTCTGGGCACGAACGGCCGGGGCAATGGCGCGCAGCACCGGCTCCATGGCCCCCAGGGGCACCGCCAGCATGATCACGTCCGCCGTCGCCGCGGCGCGGGCGGGGTCCTGCTCAAAACGGTCGATGACACCGAG
Encoded here:
- a CDS encoding prephenate dehydrogenase/arogenate dehydrogenase family protein, translated to MIGTLCIIGVGLIGGSVARAARSAGLCREIVGVGRSRAELEKAVALGVIDRFEQDPARAAATADVIMLAVPLGAMEPVLRAIAPAVRAQTIVTDAGSAKGSVVAAARAAFGRLPPHFVPGHPIAGTEKSGVEASFATLFQGRKVILTPEPETSPSALARVQALWQRLGGEVVTMSVERHDTILAATSHLPHVLAYVLVDELARLEEHADIFRFAAGGFKDFTRIASSDPIVWRDICLANRQALVEAVDRYLEALAALRGRIAAADSEVLLEVFERAKRARERACGPQN